CGAGAACCCGTACATGGCGCCGAACGTCAGCCCGTGGTAAGTCGGGCTCGTGTACTTCACCGCGTGGTTGATGCGGAGGTTGCGGTTCGAATCGTCGTTGTCGTACGGGTGAACCGCAAGGTTGCCGCCCCAGCCCGGGCCGGACGCGCCGAGCGGCGTCACGAAATCGAGGATCAGGTCGTACTGGCGGCCGAACGTGAGCGTGCCGGCCGTCTTCGAGCTCAGGCCGATCCATGCCTGGCGGCCGAACATGTCGACGCCTTTCTGCGACAGCGCGCCGGTGGTGCCCGAAAAGCCGTTTTCGAGCGTGAAGACCGCGGCCGTCCCGCCGCCCAGATCCTCGCGGCCGCGCAGCCCCCAGCGCGACGCGTTCAGTGCGCCGCTCGTCATCGCGACGGTGCCGCTGCCCGGCGAGCCGGCGCCGTGCGTCCGCTGATTGGTCGCGTAGGTGATCGACGTGTCGATCAGGCCGTACAGCGTCACGCTGCTCTGTGCGTGTACCCCGCCTGACGCGAGGGCGGTCAGGCAGGTGGCAATGGCGGTCCCCGCGAGTCGCGTGCTGGCGTGCTTGTTCATCTTGTAGGAATGCATAGGAGTTTTTATCGTTTTCCCGGCCCGGTGGCCGGCGGATCGAGCGGCCATTATTGGAGATCGTGTGGCGGTCGATTAAGGCGTTGCACAGGAAAGGTCCTCTGCGAAATCGCGTGGAATCGCGGCGAGGCGGGGGCTGTGCGCGGGGAAGAACGTTGCTTTGCTTGCGATACGTGCGCGGGCGACGTCGGGTGATTCAAGCCGCCGTCACATGATCGTCTGTCGAGCGATCGACGGCGAGCAGGTTAGCGCCGGGCAACCGGCAGCGCGGTTTCAACGCCACCGCTTCGATATGCGGCACGGACGGCGATCGTCCAGGCTTCGAGCGCTTCCGGCGAGAGCCCGCGTCGTAACCGGACAGAGACGCGCGGCAACGCGGCAAGCTGATCGCGCAAGTGCACGATCGACCGACAGCCACGGAAGGTCGACGAGCGCGCATCGGGGCCTGTCGCCGCATCCGCCAGCCCGGCCGTCCATTCGACGCCGCGGTGGCGCCTGACCGCGTCGAGGTGCGGCAGATGGCGAGCGTCGCCCGATAACGCGATCAACAGCGCGGCCCATTGCGCGCCGCGCCAGCCGTGATCCATGTCGTGCGTGAGGTCGGCCAGCAGTGCGTCATCCATCACGGACAGGCTTTGCTGGCACAGGTAGTGGAAGTCGAGCGGCTGGTAACGGACCTGCGGGTAGTCGCGCAGCACGTGCCCGAGTTCGGCGCCGGTCTCGACGGCGGCGGCCAGGAATTGTTCGGCCGGCGCGGGACGGTTCAGCAGCAGCGTCGGCACGCCCCGGTAAAGCCGGTAGATGTCGTCGGGGTGATAGTGCATCGCGAATGTCGGGGTGGTCGACCGGCGCGCGCGGTGCGCCGTTCAGGTTTTCTGCGGGTCGCCGGACAGCAGCGCCGTATAACGCCGCTGCATTTCATCGGGTTCGATTGCTTCGATCGTATGCCCGATCAGCCAATCGTAACCGAACGGGTCGCGAATCTTGCCCGAACGCTCGCCGTAGAACTGGTCCTGGATCGCGCGTGTCAGCTGCGCGCCGGCCGCGATCGCGGCGGCGATCGTCGCGTCGGCGTTGTCAACATGCAGGTGAAGCGACATCGGTGCGTTGCCATCCGGGGCGAGGGCGAAGATATCGTATTCGGGGAACTCGTCCGAGATCATCAGCGTGCACGGCCCGAGCTGCAATTCCGCGTGGCCGATGCGTCCCGACGGCTCGACGAGACGGAATTTCTCCTGCGCGCCGAATGCCTTCGCGTAGAACGCGATGGCGTCGTCCGCGCGCTTGGCGCGCAAATAGGGAAAGACTTCGTGAATCGCCATGATGCCCTCCGGTGGGTGGTGTGGGTGTCGCTCGATCCTGTCGGGCCTCGCGGGCCCGGTCCTGAACACAGTTGACTGCCTCGCCTGGCATCGGGCCAGCGCGGCGCGTGAAAGCTGTTTGCGTTCGCGCGTTGCCGGTACTGTTCGGGCGACCGTCCCGTGAACGCGCGACATTCGCGAGGTGCATCGCGCCGGCCGGCAGCACGCGCTTGCGGCACGGTTCATTCCGGCTCGGAAACGGCGGGTGCGACGCACCGACCGAGTCGATGAAGCGCCGCAAGACTGCGTCGGGGCGGCGGCTGAGGATCATGTCTTTTACCGTGCCGTAAACGATAAACACGTCGATTCTACAAACGAATAGCGCGGCGGTGGCAGGGATGGGGATGGAAGGGCGCGCGCCCGACCAGTGGCTCGTCGTCCGCAAAAATGACAGAATCGCCCGACGAACGGCGGCTGACGGCAACCGACGACAACGACCCGCGTGCCGCAGCACGCGACAGGAGACGACGAGTGATTCGCGACGCGATCCGCCCCCACTCAGCCCCGCAACGGGGTACCGCGCTTGCGCAGCGTGTCGGCCGTCTGCTGCTGCCGCTCTACCGGTTGCCGCATGCGGCGCGCGTCGACGAATTCGACCGGCGGCTCCTGCTGCTGATGAACGAGCACATCGACTTCGACGGCGCCTGGTTCGGTCATTCGAGCATCCTGCCCGACGGCCCGCTGCCGCACAGCGCGTGCCTGCACAACCTGAACCCCGGCTTCATGCACGACTGGGAACAGGTCAAGCTGCGCGATCCGCTGGCGCGTCTGGCCGAAACGTCGCCGGAGAAGATCGTCGTCGCATCGACGTCGACTGTCCCGATGGACGCCGCGATGCAGCATTTCTGCAAGGCCCAGGGCATCGCACAGGTGCTGTTCGCCGTCTGCACGGACCCCGAGCGTCACCGGGCCACGCACCTGTCGCTGTATCGCCGCACACGCCGCCGCTTCGAGGCTGCGGACGCCCATCTGCTCGAACTCGCGATCGAACATATGGCGGCGGCGCTCGAATACAACCGCCTGTACTGGATGCACGCGACCGACGGTGCGGTCGGCCGCGCCGCGTCGGCGCTGTTCGATTCGCACGGCGTGCTGCAGTATGCGGACGATACGTTTTTCGAACTCGCCGCGCTCGAATGGCCGTCGTGGGATCGCGCGGGTTTGCCGAAGGCGGCGCGGGCCCGCATGTTCGACGACGCGTCGTCGAACCCGGTGTTCAGCGGGACACACATCCGGCTGCAAAGCGAACGGCTCGGCGATTACGTGCTGGTGCGTGCGCGGTCGGTCGGCGTCGGCGGCGTGCTGAGCCCGCGCGAACTGGCGGTCGCGCGCATCTTCTGCGACGGCTGCACGTACAAGGGCGTCGCGAAACGGCTCGGCATCGCGCCCGCGACCGCACGGCATCATCTGCGCCGCGTGTACGTCAAGCTGCGCGTGACCACCAAAAGCGAACTGATCCGCGTGCTGGACGACGACGGCGCGCTTGCGTAGGCACACGCACGGTCGTCATCGGTTTCACCGCATGCTTCCTGCCGGTTCCCATCGTTCATCTGAACGATTTCGGGCGGATTTTTCGTGGGCTTCAATGAAGTCGCTTCATCCCCGCTTCATTCCAGCTTCAGTCAGCCCCGACCACCACGACATCCGTCACGGCGGGCGGCAGACGGCCGCCCGGCGCCACCGAGGAACGCAGGAGAACGCCCATGAACATCGATGAATACGTGCGCTACGACGCCACCGGCCTGGCCGACGAGATTCGCGCCGGACGCGTCAGCGCCGACGACGTGATGCTTGCCGCGAAAGCGGCCGCCGCACGCGTCAATCCGGAACTGAACGCGATCATCGAAACCTTCGACGCACCGCTCGAGTACGCGGCGGACGGCCCGTTTGCCGGCGTGCCGTTCCTTGTCAAGGATCTCGTGCTGCATGCCGATGGCATCGCGAACGACAGCGGCTCGCGGCTGCTGGCCGGGCACGACGTGTCGCCCGCCGACAGCGAGCTGATGGCGCGTTTCAGGCGCGCGGGCTTCGCGACGTTCGGCCGGACGACGACGCCCGAATTCGGCTTCAACGCGACGACGGAGTCGGTCCTGCACGGACCGACCCGCAACCCGTGGAATCCCGCGTACAGCGCGGGCGGATCGAGCGGTGGTTCGGCGGCGGCGGTGGCGGCAGGCATCGTGCCGGCTGCCCATGCGAACGACGGCGGCGGTTCGATCCGGATTCCGGCGGCCGCCTGCGGGCTCGTCGGACTGAAACCGTCGCGCGGCCGCACGCCGGTCGGTCCGGACTACAACCTGCCGCTGTTCGGCCTCGGCATCGAGTTTGCCGTCACGCGCACGGTGCGCGACAGCGCGGCGATCCTCGATGCGGTCGAGGGGCCGGAGCCCGGCGCGATGTTCGACATCGGGCGTCCGCCCGTACGCTATGCCGATGCGATCCGCACGCCTGCACGGCGGCTGCGCGTGGCGGTCGCGACACGCTTTCCCGGAACCGGCGTCACGCATCCGGACTGCGTCGCCGCGGCAGAGCAGGTCGCCCGCACGCTCGAGCACCTTGGCCACGACGTCGACGCCGCGACGCCTGCGTACGACGCGGAAGCGCTCGCGGCCGCGAGCTGCACCGCGTGGACCGCATTCCTGGCCTCGGTCGCGTTGGGAGCGGCCGAGGCGCTCGGGCGCCCGTACGATCCGCGCGACGTGGAAGCGTGCACGCATGCATGCATCGAACACGGTCGCGGGCTGTCGGGGCTGGACCTGCAGCGGATGTTCATGCAGTTCAATGGCGTGTCGCGTGCGGTCGGTGCCTTTTTCGTCGGCTACGACCTGCTGGTTACACCGGTCATGCGGATGCCGACGGTCGAACTCGGCTACCTCGACCAGAACGACGCGACGCTCGATGCGCGCGGCTGGTGTGACAAGGTGTTCGACTATTGTCCGTTCACGGGGCTCTTCAACGTGACGGGCACGCCGGCGATCTCGCTGCCGGCCGGCTGGTCGGGCGATCGGCCGGTCGGCGTGCAGCTCGCCGGGCCGATGGGCAGCGAAGCGGTCTTGCTGCAGGTCGCGGCTGCGCTGGAGCAGACGGTCGGGTGGCATACGCGCCGGCCGCGTGTGCACGCGGCGGCGGGCTGACTTCACGATGCGTTCATCGCCGGCGCTCACCGACGGGCGTCGGCTGATGAATCAGCGAGCCAGAATGCGTTGATCCGGTAGATCGCGAGCACTTCGGATCAATCGAATTTCGTTTAAGAAATAGACATTTTTTCTATCGTTGTGTGTATGAAGTTGGAAAGTCGCTGGTCGCGCTTGGTCATTTGAAATGGGAAATCATCAATTGATCCAGTCAAGTTGAGTAAATTGAAATCCATGCTTTCTCTTCATTCGATTTGAAGATTATTGGCACGCGAACTCGACGCAAAAATCACAGCGCACCAGCATCGTCGGTATCGACGCTGACGATGGCCTTGCCAAGATTGCCGCCGGCAAGCATCGCGAGAAACGCGTCGACGATCGTGTCGAAGCCCTTCGTGATCGTCTCCGGCGCGACGATGTCGCCGCGCTGGAGGTGGGGAATGGCGAAGGCCTCGAGCTCCTGCTGCAGGTTTGCGTAGTCCTTCACGAGGAAACCCTGCAGCGTCAGGCTCTTGCCCACCACGTCGAACAGATTGCGCGGCGCGGCAGGCGGCTGCAATGCGCTGTATTGCGCGACCGCGCCGATCAGCGCCGCGCGCCCGTGGTCTTTCAGGACGGCAATGGCTGCCTCGAGCTGCTCGCCGCCCACGTTGTCCAGGTAGACGTCGAACCCTTCGGGAATCCG
This window of the Burkholderia lata genome carries:
- a CDS encoding VOC family protein, which translates into the protein MAIHEVFPYLRAKRADDAIAFYAKAFGAQEKFRLVEPSGRIGHAELQLGPCTLMISDEFPEYDIFALAPDGNAPMSLHLHVDNADATIAAAIAAGAQLTRAIQDQFYGERSGKIRDPFGYDWLIGHTIEAIEPDEMQRRYTALLSGDPQKT
- a CDS encoding helix-turn-helix transcriptional regulator — its product is MIRDAIRPHSAPQRGTALAQRVGRLLLPLYRLPHAARVDEFDRRLLLLMNEHIDFDGAWFGHSSILPDGPLPHSACLHNLNPGFMHDWEQVKLRDPLARLAETSPEKIVVASTSTVPMDAAMQHFCKAQGIAQVLFAVCTDPERHRATHLSLYRRTRRRFEAADAHLLELAIEHMAAALEYNRLYWMHATDGAVGRAASALFDSHGVLQYADDTFFELAALEWPSWDRAGLPKAARARMFDDASSNPVFSGTHIRLQSERLGDYVLVRARSVGVGGVLSPRELAVARIFCDGCTYKGVAKRLGIAPATARHHLRRVYVKLRVTTKSELIRVLDDDGALA
- a CDS encoding amidase is translated as MNIDEYVRYDATGLADEIRAGRVSADDVMLAAKAAAARVNPELNAIIETFDAPLEYAADGPFAGVPFLVKDLVLHADGIANDSGSRLLAGHDVSPADSELMARFRRAGFATFGRTTTPEFGFNATTESVLHGPTRNPWNPAYSAGGSSGGSAAAVAAGIVPAAHANDGGGSIRIPAAACGLVGLKPSRGRTPVGPDYNLPLFGLGIEFAVTRTVRDSAAILDAVEGPEPGAMFDIGRPPVRYADAIRTPARRLRVAVATRFPGTGVTHPDCVAAAEQVARTLEHLGHDVDAATPAYDAEALAAASCTAWTAFLASVALGAAEALGRPYDPRDVEACTHACIEHGRGLSGLDLQRMFMQFNGVSRAVGAFFVGYDLLVTPVMRMPTVELGYLDQNDATLDARGWCDKVFDYCPFTGLFNVTGTPAISLPAGWSGDRPVGVQLAGPMGSEAVLLQVAAALEQTVGWHTRRPRVHAAAG